The following proteins are encoded in a genomic region of Spirosoma sp. SC4-14:
- a CDS encoding integrase core domain-containing protein, with protein MSMTESGDPNENAMAERVLRPLKDDCKLARGFSSFSAAEEAIERAINAYNTVRPHALLNYLTPHHMHQRKRKSKLRRSADALVPL; from the coding sequence ATGAGCATGACCGAGTCAGGCGACCCCAATGAGAATGCGATGGCTGAACGGGTACTTCGCCCCTTAAAAGATGATTGTAAGTTGGCTCGTGGTTTTTCTTCTTTTTCAGCAGCCGAAGAAGCGATTGAAAGGGCGATTAATGCGTATAATACGGTTCGCCCGCATGCATTGCTAAATTATTTGACGCCCCATCATATGCATCAACGTAAGCGAAAGTCCAAGCTTCGTCGGAGCGCCGATGCACTGGTACCCTTATAA
- a CDS encoding transposase has translation MYDEAFKGMARPGVPVELLYAKGSIQDAARELGIDPGRIRKWRQRHQKNDQIQPANATLSDEQQQIRRLQRELREAQMDRPAEAARHTKSFQPTSLVKSGCLILPISGPAKAGYT, from the coding sequence ATGTATGACGAAGCCTTCAAGGGAATGGCCCGCCCCGGCGTACCGGTCGAGTTGTTATATGCAAAAGGATCAATTCAGGATGCTGCTCGTGAATTAGGTATTGATCCTGGTCGAATCCGCAAATGGAGGCAACGCCATCAAAAAAATGATCAAATCCAGCCTGCTAATGCTACACTTTCTGATGAGCAGCAACAGATTAGAAGGTTACAGCGGGAGCTTAGAGAAGCTCAAATGGATCGGCCGGCCGAAGCCGCGCGACATACTAAGAGTTTTCAGCCGACAAGCCTAGTCAAAAGTGGGTGTCTGATATTACCTATATCCGGACCGGCGAAGGCTGGTTATACTTGA
- a CDS encoding Ig-like domain-containing protein, whose translation MKTTILGIVAGLIMLCYPALAQRDPLKWPFAKTSIWNIPIHNNAVYAPAGIQDATYFEADEDVVIFRPNEPLMNVETNYAGWSGQDRCPVQGPTLFSAPIPTNFIYDKNVWVGKTPNAGVAILQPDGKIWQAQPFAKCGTDVATAQYKWDPSGCVLTGECIQGAHGGSHLSAIGGTIRVGEFTSGKIPHVIKLNLFGKENFYHDATGGYRWPATNQDGGYNDPTAYNYYGGTNPEMKIGALLALNKDVVLNSVSDNSLGLKTQAGLILARTLRDYGGYTVDNTAGDTYAFVTETGPEGSVRNEFKQLYGYDINGGLGTSDWANDIKLLYKNLYVITNNLEGNPGGGPISDLTNRRAPAAPDFSPAQTFKIMPLGDSKTEGGGGGNTQNSWRGYLRTRLIRNGYKLDYVGDRQNYAEGDTIPNDKDHAGHGGYTIGPDTQTFCSTCETTGLYEHIQDYLPQANPDIVLLAIGINDMFGADAHPPGYMASAPQRYQDLVNKILQLKPGVRLILGTIEPVKWDKNWGSNPSDKSLGALNAKIREIANASDTDNIYLADIYQKMYATWDPGDYFDDLHLSKQGATKDANAWFDALVPILNNTPANVAPAITLTSPVQSATFSAPATINFEATANDSDGSVTKVEFYNGSAKIGEATASPFRYTWNDVDEGTYLLKAVATDNLYATAASAIDTVTVKSTDGYVKFTGTGIGSPGSYENNGKTFAKALDGDLTTYFDGASASGQWVGLDMGIAKTVRKARIVPRTAWALRIVGGKIQGSNSPDFSNAVDLYTFTQTPIEGFYTTARFATTGLYRYYRFLSPNNGYGNISELEFWGNPNDPTNQVPVCKIDSTLNNTRLAPGASLTLTASASDPDGTITKVEFFSGTALIGTSTAAPYQYVWTNLSVGTYFVTAKATDNAGVSKTSDAVKITVDNLGSDVLYAEDYNTNTAVGWVANGGTWTATNQRYESTNTNGEFTSFYNGASFSNYSYAVDATASWDNNIGVVFNYQNTNNYYLLTFNSKAKTVDLKKKVNGTLTTIASTTFTGGGTGTSHAILITNTGGTTTVKINGNTVFNNVATTDFTSGKIGLYSFYCPSRFDNVVVRSVGTQSAPTVALTSPVASATFTAPATITLTASANSTGGSISKVEFYNGTTLLGSATTSPYSFAWSNVATGTYALTAKATDNSGAVVTSSVVSITVGTATVQESIAFNKPPMVVNPGQSYTVNVNYTAAANRIIDVYLFNSQWQTITSKNVQVSAGSGTQAITLTIPAGAAPIKGGNWSVNLWKSDWSSAVKSNLVSGVRVNAQPTVNLTSPVASTTFTAGTAVELAATANDADGTVSKVEFYNGTTLLGSATTSPYAFTLTNVSAGTYTLTAKAVDNDGLAATSTALTIDVKAAPSAMVRVLHKDADNVVANNVIKPTLQVLNEGDAPLVYGQLTLRYWLTAENFAPLSTLPVYYAQIGNNKIRVKYVALDKPRQGAWGYVEYSFDESAGQLMPGANSGEIQSGIAKQNNTDFNEADDYSYANAQNLTANDHITAYINGQLAWGTEPTEVAVQQRLTVYNQNRTNGANTINTYLQVRNEGNVPVNYQDVKVRYYLTAEGNPDKLRFYLDYALLGNANVTGQFVKLNPVQTNADAYLELSFNANLGALYPASSTGDVQYRVAKDDWTDFNQSNDYSYLAGTNWLENNQTVIYLAGQRVWGQEPGSGARVAAEAEIPFQVTVLGNPVSGPEVAVEVQGAGGQPLRIQLTDTKGTLLSNQLIEQATSTEQVRVSLGQTPTGILLLRVSTPSQNKTVKILKENP comes from the coding sequence ATGAAAACGACGATTCTGGGGATCGTGGCAGGGCTTATTATGCTCTGCTACCCCGCTCTCGCTCAACGCGACCCGCTCAAGTGGCCTTTCGCCAAAACGTCCATTTGGAACATTCCTATTCACAACAATGCTGTTTATGCTCCTGCTGGGATTCAGGATGCAACTTACTTTGAGGCCGATGAAGACGTTGTGATCTTTCGGCCTAATGAGCCGTTGATGAATGTAGAAACCAACTACGCTGGCTGGTCGGGGCAGGACCGTTGTCCGGTGCAGGGACCTACGCTGTTTTCCGCTCCTATCCCCACCAACTTTATCTATGATAAGAATGTATGGGTTGGCAAAACCCCCAATGCGGGCGTAGCTATCCTACAACCCGATGGCAAAATCTGGCAGGCCCAGCCATTTGCCAAATGCGGAACCGACGTTGCTACTGCCCAATACAAATGGGACCCCAGCGGCTGTGTGCTCACGGGCGAGTGTATCCAGGGCGCGCATGGCGGCAGCCATCTGTCCGCCATTGGCGGCACCATTCGAGTCGGGGAATTTACGTCGGGCAAGATTCCGCATGTGATCAAGCTTAACCTGTTTGGTAAAGAAAATTTTTACCATGATGCTACTGGTGGCTATCGCTGGCCAGCGACAAATCAGGACGGCGGCTACAATGATCCGACGGCCTACAACTATTACGGCGGAACCAACCCGGAGATGAAAATAGGGGCACTGTTAGCCCTAAATAAAGACGTAGTGCTCAACAGTGTGAGCGATAATAGCCTGGGCTTGAAAACGCAGGCGGGGCTGATTCTGGCTCGTACCCTGCGCGACTACGGCGGCTATACCGTCGATAATACAGCGGGTGATACCTATGCTTTCGTTACCGAAACAGGCCCTGAAGGGTCGGTACGTAATGAGTTCAAGCAGCTCTACGGCTATGATATAAACGGGGGGTTAGGCACATCTGACTGGGCGAATGACATCAAGCTCCTGTACAAAAACCTTTATGTCATCACCAACAACTTAGAAGGTAATCCGGGCGGTGGCCCGATCAGTGACCTAACCAATCGTCGGGCACCAGCCGCGCCCGACTTCTCGCCTGCTCAGACCTTCAAAATCATGCCTTTAGGGGATTCAAAGACGGAAGGGGGTGGGGGCGGTAATACGCAGAATAGCTGGCGGGGGTATTTGCGTACCCGGCTGATCCGAAACGGCTATAAACTGGATTATGTGGGCGACCGTCAGAACTACGCCGAGGGCGATACTATTCCTAACGATAAGGACCATGCTGGTCACGGGGGCTACACCATTGGTCCTGACACGCAAACTTTTTGTTCTACCTGCGAAACCACCGGATTATATGAGCATATTCAGGACTACCTGCCCCAGGCCAATCCGGATATTGTGCTGCTGGCCATTGGTATTAATGACATGTTTGGTGCTGATGCCCATCCGCCCGGCTACATGGCGTCGGCTCCGCAACGCTATCAGGATCTGGTTAATAAGATTCTGCAACTCAAGCCGGGCGTCCGGTTGATTTTAGGAACAATCGAGCCAGTCAAATGGGATAAAAACTGGGGCAGTAACCCCAGCGACAAGAGCCTGGGAGCACTCAATGCCAAGATTCGGGAAATTGCCAACGCTAGCGACACGGATAATATCTATCTGGCTGATATTTATCAGAAAATGTACGCTACCTGGGATCCTGGTGATTACTTCGACGATCTTCACCTGAGCAAACAGGGAGCTACTAAAGACGCGAATGCCTGGTTTGATGCACTTGTGCCGATTCTGAACAATACGCCTGCCAACGTTGCCCCCGCCATAACGCTGACTTCGCCGGTCCAGAGCGCCACCTTTTCCGCTCCGGCTACCATCAATTTCGAAGCAACGGCCAACGATTCGGACGGGAGTGTGACTAAGGTTGAGTTTTACAACGGTTCAGCGAAAATAGGAGAGGCTACTGCATCTCCCTTTCGCTATACCTGGAATGATGTCGATGAAGGTACCTATCTACTTAAGGCCGTTGCTACCGATAATCTATACGCTACGGCAGCGTCGGCCATTGATACGGTTACGGTCAAGTCGACGGATGGTTATGTGAAGTTTACCGGAACGGGCATCGGCTCACCGGGTTCGTACGAGAATAACGGCAAGACGTTTGCCAAGGCTCTGGACGGTGATCTGACAACCTATTTCGACGGGGCCTCGGCCTCAGGACAGTGGGTTGGGTTGGATATGGGGATAGCCAAAACCGTCAGAAAAGCGCGCATTGTACCCCGTACAGCCTGGGCGTTGCGAATCGTTGGCGGTAAAATACAGGGGTCTAATTCACCTGATTTCTCGAATGCGGTAGACCTATATACTTTTACCCAAACACCGATTGAAGGGTTTTATACCACGGCTCGTTTTGCCACCACGGGTTTGTATCGCTACTATCGTTTTCTATCGCCCAATAACGGGTATGGCAACATCAGTGAGCTGGAATTCTGGGGAAATCCGAACGACCCAACGAATCAGGTACCGGTTTGTAAGATCGACTCAACGCTCAATAATACCCGTCTCGCGCCGGGGGCCAGCCTTACCCTAACGGCCTCGGCCAGCGATCCCGATGGAACCATAACGAAAGTGGAGTTCTTCAGCGGCACGGCTCTCATTGGTACATCAACGGCCGCCCCTTACCAGTATGTATGGACAAATCTGTCCGTTGGTACGTACTTCGTTACGGCGAAAGCAACCGACAACGCGGGTGTCAGCAAAACGTCTGACGCGGTGAAAATTACCGTCGATAATTTAGGGTCCGATGTGCTGTACGCTGAGGACTATAATACGAATACGGCCGTTGGCTGGGTAGCCAATGGGGGCACTTGGACAGCCACCAATCAACGCTACGAAAGCACGAACACCAATGGAGAATTTACCTCGTTCTACAATGGAGCCTCCTTTTCGAACTACTCCTATGCGGTGGATGCCACGGCCAGTTGGGATAACAATATCGGGGTCGTATTCAATTACCAGAATACCAATAACTACTACCTGCTCACCTTCAATTCGAAGGCAAAAACAGTCGACTTGAAGAAAAAGGTGAACGGTACACTGACGACCATAGCCTCTACAACGTTTACCGGCGGAGGCACAGGCACCAGTCACGCGATTTTGATCACCAATACCGGTGGCACAACCACGGTTAAAATCAATGGTAACACGGTTTTCAACAATGTAGCTACGACCGACTTTACGAGTGGTAAGATTGGCCTGTACTCGTTCTATTGCCCTTCGCGCTTCGACAATGTTGTTGTTCGGTCGGTCGGCACTCAGTCGGCGCCGACGGTCGCGCTAACCAGCCCGGTAGCCAGTGCCACTTTTACGGCTCCGGCTACTATCACGCTAACGGCTTCGGCCAATAGTACCGGTGGCAGCATCAGTAAGGTGGAGTTCTACAACGGCACTACGTTACTCGGCTCTGCTACCACTAGTCCCTACTCGTTCGCATGGAGTAATGTAGCAACCGGCACCTATGCGCTGACGGCCAAAGCAACCGACAATAGCGGAGCAGTCGTTACGTCGTCGGTGGTATCGATTACAGTGGGTACGGCTACGGTACAGGAATCCATTGCGTTCAACAAACCGCCAATGGTGGTCAATCCGGGCCAATCCTACACGGTGAATGTCAATTATACGGCGGCCGCCAATCGTATTATCGACGTGTACCTCTTCAACAGCCAATGGCAAACCATTACGTCTAAGAATGTGCAGGTTAGCGCTGGTTCGGGAACGCAGGCCATTACGCTTACCATTCCGGCAGGTGCGGCTCCGATTAAGGGAGGGAACTGGTCGGTAAATTTATGGAAAAGCGACTGGTCGTCCGCTGTCAAGTCGAACTTGGTTTCAGGCGTTCGTGTCAATGCCCAGCCAACGGTTAATCTGACATCACCCGTGGCAAGCACGACATTCACGGCAGGAACCGCGGTTGAGTTAGCCGCCACGGCGAATGACGCTGACGGAACGGTAAGCAAGGTGGAGTTTTACAATGGAACTACGTTGCTCGGCTCTGCCACTACGTCTCCCTATGCATTTACGCTAACCAACGTATCGGCCGGTACGTACACACTGACGGCAAAGGCCGTTGACAATGACGGCCTGGCGGCTACATCGACTGCTCTTACCATCGACGTAAAGGCTGCGCCATCAGCTATGGTAAGAGTACTGCACAAGGATGCAGATAATGTCGTTGCGAACAACGTGATTAAGCCGACTCTTCAGGTTCTTAACGAAGGGGATGCGCCGTTAGTATATGGCCAGTTGACCCTCCGCTATTGGCTAACAGCCGAAAATTTTGCCCCGCTTTCTACGCTACCCGTTTATTACGCCCAGATTGGGAATAATAAAATTCGGGTGAAGTACGTGGCGCTGGACAAACCCCGGCAGGGCGCATGGGGCTACGTTGAGTACAGCTTTGATGAGTCGGCAGGTCAGTTGATGCCGGGTGCTAATTCGGGTGAAATTCAGAGCGGCATTGCTAAGCAGAACAACACAGACTTCAACGAAGCCGACGATTACTCCTACGCCAATGCGCAAAACCTGACGGCAAATGATCATATCACAGCGTATATCAATGGGCAATTAGCCTGGGGGACCGAACCAACTGAGGTTGCTGTTCAACAACGCCTGACGGTATACAACCAGAACCGGACCAACGGTGCTAACACTATCAATACGTATCTACAGGTACGCAACGAGGGCAACGTGCCGGTGAACTACCAGGATGTTAAGGTACGGTATTACCTGACGGCCGAAGGCAATCCGGATAAACTCCGGTTCTACCTGGATTATGCGCTGCTGGGTAACGCGAACGTTACCGGTCAGTTTGTCAAACTAAACCCGGTTCAAACCAACGCCGACGCCTATCTGGAGCTTAGTTTCAACGCTAATCTGGGCGCCCTTTATCCCGCCAGCAGCACGGGCGATGTTCAATACCGGGTAGCTAAAGACGACTGGACTGACTTCAACCAGAGCAACGACTATTCCTATCTGGCAGGAACAAACTGGCTTGAAAACAACCAGACAGTGATTTATCTGGCTGGTCAGCGGGTTTGGGGGCAGGAACCTGGCAGTGGCGCACGTGTGGCCGCTGAGGCCGAAATTCCCTTCCAGGTAACGGTACTGGGCAACCCAGTGAGTGGTCCGGAAGTAGCGGTTGAAGTGCAGGGCGCTGGAGGCCAACCCTTGCGTATTCAACTGACTGATACGAAAGGAACGCTGTTGAGCAACCAGCTTATTGAACAGGCTACATCAACCGAACAAGTTAGGGTATCCTTAGGTCAGACTCCTACGGGTATACTATTACTTCGCGTCAGTACTCCTTCGCAAAACAAAACAGTGAAGATCCTGAAAGAGAATCCTTGA
- a CDS encoding Crp/Fnr family transcriptional regulator yields the protein MFDQLKNSLERLLPLTREEFVYFVTLLTPRKLTKYEPFLRAGEVCREIAFINQGCLRYYYLKDGDEFNGQFFFEGSWLGEYHSFLTGQPAIQYIDALEDSQLLVMQYNDMQKLYDEIPKFERFGRKLAENVVIGSQYRTASLLFDTPEERYLKLMRERPKVIERIPLHHIASYLGIKPESLSRIRKRLADGR from the coding sequence ATGTTCGACCAACTCAAAAATAGCCTGGAGCGTCTGTTACCCCTTACCCGTGAGGAGTTTGTCTACTTCGTGACGTTGCTGACCCCACGCAAGCTGACCAAATACGAGCCGTTTCTGCGGGCTGGCGAGGTGTGCCGCGAGATTGCCTTCATCAATCAGGGGTGCCTTCGGTATTACTACCTCAAAGACGGTGACGAGTTTAATGGCCAGTTTTTCTTTGAAGGCTCGTGGCTCGGCGAGTACCACAGCTTCCTGACGGGCCAGCCTGCCATACAATACATCGACGCCCTGGAAGACTCCCAACTACTGGTGATGCAATACAACGATATGCAGAAACTGTACGACGAGATTCCCAAATTCGAGCGCTTCGGACGGAAACTGGCTGAAAATGTGGTCATCGGTTCGCAATACCGGACGGCCTCGCTGTTGTTTGATACGCCCGAAGAACGCTACCTCAAACTGATGCGTGAGCGCCCCAAAGTCATCGAGCGGATTCCACTGCATCACATTGCCTCCTATCTCGGCATCAAGCCTGAAAGTCTATCGCGTATCCGCAAACGGCTGGCCGATGGTCGGTAA
- a CDS encoding DUF4386 domain-containing protein produces the protein MQPTLDVSTEAVRYGRFVTKQWLVGLLITELITVLAPVSVLSARFHFPDILREPASVALPLFAANQSVIVPAYYVFMLSGLLYLPMSILLRRQLSASATQTAGNLLVGLGVATALFQTIGFSRWLFAVPYLADAYEQATANPTLRDSISLLYDTLNRYAGMTIGEHLGFLAMGGWTICLALMLPRPNRFARWFSASGILIGGLIMVSIAEHFGTAQAGLFGLLNFIANTLWSVWMLVLAVQHGRQ, from the coding sequence ATGCAGCCAACGCTCGATGTATCCACTGAGGCTGTGCGCTACGGGCGCTTCGTCACGAAGCAGTGGCTTGTAGGCCTGCTCATTACTGAACTGATTACTGTACTGGCTCCGGTGAGTGTATTGTCTGCCCGCTTCCACTTTCCCGATATCCTGCGCGAACCGGCCAGCGTAGCCCTGCCGCTATTTGCGGCTAATCAGTCCGTGATTGTACCGGCGTACTACGTTTTTATGCTGTCGGGGTTGCTTTACCTGCCGATGTCGATATTGTTGCGCAGGCAATTGAGCGCATCGGCAACGCAGACTGCAGGCAATCTGCTGGTCGGGTTAGGGGTAGCCACCGCGCTGTTTCAGACCATTGGTTTCAGTCGCTGGCTGTTTGCGGTGCCTTATCTGGCCGATGCTTACGAACAGGCTACAGCCAACCCAACCCTGCGCGACTCCATCAGTCTGCTGTACGACACGTTGAACCGATACGCAGGCATGACCATTGGCGAACACCTGGGATTTCTGGCAATGGGCGGCTGGACAATCTGTCTGGCGCTCATGTTACCACGGCCCAACCGGTTTGCCCGCTGGTTTAGTGCATCAGGCATTCTGATTGGTGGATTGATTATGGTCAGCATAGCCGAGCATTTTGGTACGGCACAGGCCGGATTGTTTGGCCTGCTCAACTTTATCGCCAATACGCTCTGGTCAGTCTGGATGCTGGTGCTGGCTGTACAGCATGGGCGTCAATAA
- a CDS encoding RagB/SusD family nutrient uptake outer membrane protein, with the protein MKLLRLSLLLLTGLGFFLAACQKDFLDRKPLNSFSDAAVWSDYSLAEQFANNIYSGIISGFERGGYHLSGATDEGENTFPWPITNDMNRGDLSYTNPDKSLRYGYFWNNPPTYWTYGYDYIRRCNIFLDNVRSVPGDTAKIAALTGEVKFLRAFYYHELVKFYGGVPLVTRALGVEDISQLLTPRNTYTECVDFISKELAEAAALLPATRSGQSLGRATRGAALALQGRVLLHAERWADAATASMKVIDARNYTLFPNFENLFKAANNNNQEVIFSKQYKSTLVTHDFNRNNGLISIGGWGGVCPTQNLVDMFEMTDGQTYDKSPLYDPNNPYKNRDPRFYGTVIYDGAVLGTGGDAITVQTRVKGNNGIDGGPNQTDGNATTTGYYLRKYIDEAFFKNPTNGYNNWILLRLGEVLLNYAEAQNEAVGPDASVYDAVNTLRARVKMPALPAGLSKEEMRERIRRERAVELAFEDQRFFDLRRWKLAEEVIGAPIYGMRISQDGKTFTRFKVEDRVFRDRDYLIPIQQDELIKNSKLQQNPGW; encoded by the coding sequence ATGAAATTATTACGTCTGTCATTACTCTTACTAACTGGTCTGGGCTTTTTTCTAGCTGCCTGCCAGAAAGATTTTCTGGACCGTAAACCCCTTAACTCGTTTTCCGATGCGGCCGTCTGGAGCGATTACTCTCTGGCCGAACAGTTTGCTAATAATATTTACTCGGGCATCATCAGCGGTTTTGAGCGGGGTGGTTATCACCTATCCGGGGCTACTGATGAGGGCGAAAATACGTTTCCCTGGCCCATCACGAACGATATGAACCGGGGCGACCTGAGTTATACGAATCCAGATAAATCACTGCGCTACGGCTACTTCTGGAATAACCCGCCAACCTACTGGACATACGGATACGACTACATTCGTCGGTGCAATATCTTTCTGGATAACGTCAGGTCGGTGCCTGGTGATACGGCCAAAATAGCAGCTCTAACCGGCGAAGTGAAGTTTCTCAGAGCCTTTTATTATCATGAACTGGTCAAATTCTACGGTGGAGTACCTCTGGTTACCCGGGCGCTGGGCGTTGAGGATATATCGCAGTTACTAACTCCGCGTAACACCTATACCGAATGCGTAGATTTCATTAGCAAAGAGCTGGCCGAAGCAGCCGCCTTGCTGCCTGCGACCCGTTCAGGTCAGTCGTTGGGTCGGGCTACCCGTGGGGCTGCTCTTGCCCTGCAGGGTCGTGTGCTGCTTCATGCTGAGCGGTGGGCCGACGCAGCGACTGCGTCCATGAAGGTTATTGATGCCAGAAACTATACCCTCTTCCCAAATTTTGAGAATCTCTTCAAAGCGGCCAATAATAACAATCAGGAAGTTATTTTCAGCAAGCAGTACAAGTCGACGCTGGTAACCCACGATTTTAACCGGAACAATGGTCTTATCAGTATTGGTGGCTGGGGGGGAGTCTGTCCGACGCAAAACCTCGTCGATATGTTTGAAATGACTGATGGCCAGACCTACGACAAGTCGCCCTTATACGACCCCAATAATCCGTACAAAAACCGCGATCCCCGTTTCTATGGTACGGTTATCTACGACGGAGCGGTACTGGGAACGGGGGGCGATGCCATTACGGTACAAACCCGCGTGAAAGGCAACAACGGCATCGACGGTGGCCCGAACCAAACCGACGGCAACGCGACGACAACGGGTTATTATCTGCGGAAGTACATCGATGAAGCATTCTTCAAGAACCCAACCAACGGCTACAATAACTGGATTCTGCTCCGGCTGGGCGAGGTATTGCTAAACTACGCCGAAGCACAAAATGAAGCTGTTGGTCCTGACGCCAGCGTATATGACGCTGTCAATACCTTACGCGCCAGAGTAAAAATGCCAGCCTTACCAGCCGGGTTGTCGAAAGAAGAAATGCGGGAGCGGATTCGGCGGGAGCGGGCCGTAGAACTGGCCTTCGAAGATCAGCGCTTCTTCGATCTTCGGCGCTGGAAATTAGCCGAAGAGGTGATTGGTGCGCCCATCTATGGTATGCGCATCAGTCAGGACGGGAAAACGTTTACTCGCTTCAAAGTAGAAGATCGGGTATTTCGAGACAGAGATTACCTCATTCCGATTCAACAGGACGAGCTGATCAAGAACTCAAAGTTACAGCAAAATCCGGGCTGGTAG